A window of Lacibacter sediminis contains these coding sequences:
- a CDS encoding citrate (Si)-synthase, eukaryotic has product MKERFKSKADAASAEIKNLLKEHGHKVAGEVTLAQIYQGMRGITGLVTETSLLDSQEGIRFRGFTIPELQQKLPKFPNGGEQPLPEGLFYLMLTGDLPDEAMVNSVTDNWQRRSHVPNHVFDAIDALPLHTHPMTMFVVGVMALQTESTFAKQYGEGINKKDYWEPVFDDAMTLIARLPRIAAYIYRRKYKNSDHIHPNGLLDWSGNLAHMLGYNDEGFMELMRLYMTIHADHEGGNVSAHTTHLVGSALSDPYLSYAAGMNGLAGPLHGLANQEVIKWIFEMQEALGTDAPDKVQIADYVKKTLSEGKVVPGYGHAVLRKTDPRFTAQMEFGKKHMPDDKLVNTVWNIYEVVPPILQSLGKVKNPWPNVDSHSGALLVHYGMVEYEYYTVLFAVSRALGVMASLIWDRALGFPLERPKSVTTDLVKLWLDGKDNIWGD; this is encoded by the coding sequence ATGAAAGAACGGTTTAAGTCGAAGGCTGATGCGGCCAGTGCTGAAATTAAAAATTTACTGAAGGAACATGGTCATAAAGTGGCGGGTGAAGTTACACTTGCACAGATCTACCAGGGTATGCGTGGTATTACAGGTTTGGTAACTGAAACTTCTTTGCTCGATTCGCAGGAAGGTATCCGCTTTCGTGGGTTTACGATTCCTGAGTTACAGCAAAAATTACCCAAGTTTCCGAACGGTGGTGAACAACCGCTGCCTGAAGGTTTGTTTTACCTGATGCTTACCGGCGATCTTCCTGATGAAGCCATGGTAAACTCAGTAACTGATAACTGGCAACGCCGCAGCCACGTACCGAATCATGTGTTTGACGCAATTGATGCATTACCGCTGCACACTCATCCAATGACGATGTTTGTTGTGGGGGTAATGGCCTTGCAAACAGAAAGTACGTTTGCCAAACAATATGGCGAAGGCATTAATAAAAAAGATTATTGGGAACCGGTGTTTGATGATGCAATGACGCTCATTGCACGTTTACCACGTATTGCAGCTTATATCTACCGCCGTAAATATAAAAACAGCGATCATATTCATCCGAATGGTTTGCTCGATTGGTCGGGTAACCTTGCACACATGCTTGGTTACAATGATGAAGGTTTTATGGAACTGATGCGTTTGTACATGACCATTCATGCCGATCATGAAGGCGGTAACGTATCTGCACACACGACGCACCTTGTTGGTTCTGCGTTAAGTGATCCTTACTTGAGTTATGCTGCAGGTATGAATGGCCTCGCCGGTCCTTTGCACGGCCTGGCTAACCAGGAAGTAATTAAGTGGATCTTTGAAATGCAGGAAGCGTTAGGTACCGACGCACCGGATAAAGTACAAATTGCTGACTATGTAAAGAAAACGTTGAGCGAAGGAAAGGTTGTACCGGGTTATGGACATGCTGTGTTGCGTAAAACTGATCCCCGGTTCACTGCACAAATGGAATTTGGTAAAAAGCATATGCCCGATGATAAACTGGTGAACACTGTCTGGAATATTTATGAAGTGGTGCCGCCAATTTTACAATCATTAGGTAAAGTAAAAAATCCATGGCCGAATGTTGATTCGCACAGTGGTGCTTTGCTGGTGCATTACGGAATGGTGGAGTATGAATATTACACCGTGTTGTTTGCTGTAAGCCGTGCATTGGGTGTAATGGCAAGTTTGATCTGGGACAGAGCATTGGGCTTCCCGTTAGAGCGTCCGAAATCAGTTACAACTGATCTGGTGAAACTCTGGCTCGATGGAAAAGATAATATCTGGGGCGATTAA
- a CDS encoding LptF/LptG family permease, with protein MKTLDWYILKSFLKTFFFLLVIFSMITLAIDASEKSEDFVRSGLGFSDIVTKYYYGFLPHIIGLLFPVFVLIAVVFFTSKLALRSEIVAMLSVGMSLNRILRPYWVGGIFLALLLGLSNHFLIPVANVIRTDFENKYVDMGNIAKQQRQYLNNIHFRVDTYTYAGMRNYDTTAKIGNGFFLEKVKNNQVYYNLRSETIIWDTAKKHWKLESAVERKINGLNEEVKILTNYYLKMGYLPTDISEDDFKKDKLKTPALDRFIRQEKIRGSEGVNAIEFERYRRDAYAISVIIMTMIAAILACRKIRGGSGFHLALAFIIGVFFIVIDKFSMVFSTKGNLPPIIAAWIPNVIFAIVAYRLYKRAPK; from the coding sequence ATGAAAACCCTCGATTGGTACATATTAAAGTCGTTCCTGAAAACCTTCTTTTTTCTGCTGGTCATCTTTTCAATGATCACCTTGGCTATTGATGCCAGTGAAAAGAGCGAAGATTTTGTACGCAGCGGATTAGGGTTTAGTGATATTGTTACCAAATATTATTATGGCTTCCTCCCGCATATCATTGGTTTACTGTTCCCGGTATTTGTTTTGATTGCAGTGGTATTCTTTACTTCAAAGCTGGCACTCCGAAGTGAAATAGTGGCTATGTTGAGTGTGGGTATGAGTTTAAACAGAATTCTTCGCCCTTATTGGGTGGGTGGTATTTTCCTTGCATTATTGCTCGGGTTATCCAATCACTTTTTGATTCCTGTTGCCAATGTTATACGCACTGATTTTGAGAATAAGTATGTGGACATGGGCAACATTGCAAAACAGCAACGCCAGTACCTCAATAACATTCATTTCCGTGTTGATACGTACACCTACGCCGGTATGCGGAACTACGATACCACCGCCAAGATTGGCAATGGGTTTTTCCTGGAGAAAGTAAAAAATAACCAGGTGTATTATAATCTTCGTTCCGAAACCATCATTTGGGATACGGCAAAGAAGCATTGGAAATTAGAGAGTGCAGTTGAACGAAAGATCAATGGACTAAATGAAGAAGTAAAAATTCTTACCAATTATTATTTAAAGATGGGTTATCTGCCCACCGATATTTCGGAAGATGATTTTAAGAAAGACAAGTTGAAAACACCTGCATTGGATCGATTCATCAGGCAGGAAAAAATTCGTGGTTCTGAAGGAGTAAATGCAATAGAATTCGAACGCTACCGTCGTGATGCGTATGCTATTTCTGTAATTATCATGACGATGATCGCTGCTATTCTTGCCTGCAGAAAGATCAGGGGTGGCAGTGGTTTTCACCTGGCATTGGCATTTATCATAGGCGTTTTCTTTATTGTGATCGATAAATTCTCAATGGTATTCTCTACCAAGGGTAACCTTCCGCCAATTATAGCGGCCTGGATACCGAACGTCATTTTCGCTATCGTTGCTTACCGCCTGTATAAACGTGCGCCTAAATAG
- a CDS encoding diiron oxygenase, giving the protein MISTADIEKVERLIHLSETNPVLPDEFIPWHMQEKDELLLPRELVSLEGHPLFDSLTETQKRELGRHEVVQVMYSYAWAEGLACFIFNKRLLKIPPDSVEYRYLVKELIEEFRHQDMFARAIRLLNGRKIKLSKFHQFVGRFHSRYMPASYQFISVLAVELVTDIYGKMIRKSPAVFEPIRKVSELHHIEEGRHIHYTKMWMKHYTDNAGFFKRTAFSIVVLLNIWYMRSLYVTKVNFEAIGVDDPAKYANVARKHLKQKFGTFYLDEIIEFVNEFNGFNFITKPLWRSILAAKL; this is encoded by the coding sequence ATGATCTCTACAGCTGATATTGAAAAAGTGGAGCGCTTAATTCACCTGAGCGAAACCAACCCGGTTTTACCCGATGAATTTATTCCCTGGCATATGCAGGAAAAAGATGAGTTACTGCTTCCACGTGAACTTGTATCGTTGGAAGGACATCCTCTTTTCGATAGTTTAACTGAAACACAAAAACGGGAGCTTGGAAGGCATGAAGTGGTGCAGGTGATGTATTCCTATGCATGGGCCGAAGGGTTGGCATGTTTTATTTTCAATAAACGGTTATTAAAGATTCCACCCGATTCTGTTGAATACCGCTACCTCGTGAAAGAATTGATTGAAGAGTTTCGCCACCAGGATATGTTTGCAAGAGCCATTCGTTTGTTGAATGGAAGGAAAATAAAACTGTCGAAGTTTCACCAGTTTGTCGGCCGCTTTCACAGTCGATATATGCCGGCTTCGTATCAATTCATTTCGGTGCTGGCGGTTGAACTGGTTACAGATATTTATGGAAAGATGATCCGTAAATCACCGGCCGTTTTTGAACCGATCCGTAAAGTATCGGAACTGCATCATATTGAAGAAGGCCGTCATATTCATTACACAAAAATGTGGATGAAACATTACACTGACAATGCAGGCTTTTTCAAACGTACTGCTTTTAGTATTGTGGTGTTGCTGAATATCTGGTATATGCGATCGTTATATGTAACAAAAGTAAATTTTGAAGCTATTGGGGTTGATGATCCGGCTAAATATGCAAACGTTGCCCGCAAACATCTAAAACAAAAATTCGGAACATTTTATCTTGATGAGATCATTGAATTTGTCAATGAATTCAATGGCTTCAACTTTATCACCAAACCATTGTGGAGAAGCATTCTTGCTGCTAAACTATGA
- a CDS encoding 3-oxoacyl-ACP synthase III family protein has product MKRVFIEHIESYLPDERICNEQVEQRIRAGGFDIQAGLLEKMIGSEIRYYARNDEQVSDMAVSAAQKLLHHYPDRKIDLLIFAAASGDLIEPATVNIVQQKLGLTCPGFDLKNACNSVTNAIEIASALLLNNSYKNILIVSGEKTSDSIKYTNIEKETIKDHFAAYSFGDAGVALLLTTTTEDKGLFYQRHQTFGEHWNLCRIEGGGSMFPNDASKLVFSGDTFGLKNVIYEIAPPFVKDCIQEAGLTVNDIDLICTHQVSKDTYRMVAETLSYDVNKIMQTFHLYGNTAATSVPIAYQQSLLDGRLQKGNIVMLLGMAAGINISVQLMKV; this is encoded by the coding sequence ATGAAGCGTGTATTTATTGAACATATTGAATCGTACCTCCCAGATGAACGTATCTGCAATGAACAGGTAGAGCAACGCATACGTGCCGGTGGTTTTGATATACAAGCCGGGTTGTTGGAAAAAATGATCGGCAGCGAGATCCGTTATTATGCAAGGAATGATGAACAGGTATCTGACATGGCTGTATCTGCTGCACAAAAATTATTGCATCATTATCCCGATCGCAAAATTGATCTGTTGATCTTTGCCGCCGCATCCGGTGATTTAATTGAGCCGGCCACCGTAAATATTGTACAACAGAAATTAGGATTAACCTGCCCGGGTTTTGATTTGAAAAATGCATGCAACAGCGTTACCAATGCCATTGAAATTGCAAGTGCACTGTTACTGAACAACAGTTATAAAAATATTCTTATTGTCAGCGGAGAAAAAACAAGCGACAGCATTAAGTATACGAACATTGAAAAAGAAACCATCAAAGATCACTTTGCGGCCTATTCATTTGGCGATGCCGGTGTTGCTTTATTATTAACTACCACTACAGAAGACAAAGGTCTCTTTTATCAACGCCATCAAACATTCGGTGAGCATTGGAACCTTTGCCGCATTGAAGGTGGTGGTTCTATGTTTCCAAATGATGCAAGTAAACTCGTTTTTAGTGGCGATACATTTGGATTGAAAAATGTGATCTATGAAATTGCTCCGCCTTTTGTAAAAGATTGTATTCAAGAAGCGGGGCTTACAGTAAATGATATTGATCTTATCTGTACACACCAAGTATCGAAAGACACTTACCGCATGGTGGCAGAAACACTTTCGTATGATGTCAATAAGATCATGCAAACATTTCATCTTTATGGCAATACAGCTGCAACGTCTGTTCCAATTGCCTATCAGCAGTCATTGCTCGATGGCAGATTGCAAAAAGGAAATATCGTCATGTTGTTAGGCATGGCGGCCGGTATTAATATTTCTGTACAGTTAATGAAAGTGTAG
- a CDS encoding class I adenylate-forming enzyme family protein, whose amino-acid sequence MLYQSPFLQLLQQLPPAYVVCIHNNKTLTVAELIEQSKNLAANLSAKGIKKGDHVLLACDVGIEFLILFMALIHLRTKTALVDPHMGNQRYASKLQQFQPKWAFIDSRLLLLQEHPVIRFIYRRKKPGAFYIPYSNSYTIFATGMWLPLMQKHHRLKFTANASADIIPSKEDDELLVVYTSGTLAEPKAVVHTMNSLYESLKAVAALFDENKQASMVTHLPQFALIGMMTGYKTFFWKETTPPDQRIEFIKQHQITTLFGPPAEYRDLMSYCKKTNQLFPESLSHLILGSAPVLKSLLIELRQFSKAKITCLYGMTEHLVVSSIDADEKIKYAGKGDILGLPLKGMQYKITDDGELLIQSPLLFKRYFHLQEADEFHATGDLVATDPMGRLIMKGRKKNMIIRANKNIYPGLYETTIAQIKGVKDVCMIGLYDEGIHDEHVILVVDADNTLTEKALLQELKNGKHAIDSDALPDHIIFQSIPKSGRQQKTDQQTLLEQIKQQLPSLTTLS is encoded by the coding sequence ATGTTGTACCAATCACCTTTTTTACAACTACTGCAACAATTGCCGCCAGCCTATGTGGTATGTATTCATAATAACAAAACACTTACTGTAGCAGAATTAATTGAACAAAGTAAAAACCTTGCAGCAAATCTCTCTGCAAAGGGAATAAAGAAAGGCGATCATGTATTGCTTGCATGTGATGTAGGCATTGAGTTCCTGATTTTATTTATGGCGCTGATTCACCTGCGAACAAAAACTGCATTGGTTGATCCGCATATGGGTAATCAGCGCTATGCTTCCAAACTTCAACAGTTTCAACCCAAGTGGGCTTTTATTGACAGCAGGTTGTTGTTGCTGCAGGAACATCCTGTGATCCGGTTTATCTATCGCAGAAAAAAACCTGGAGCATTTTATATTCCTTACTCAAACAGCTATACAATATTTGCAACAGGCATGTGGTTGCCTTTAATGCAAAAGCATCATCGTTTGAAGTTCACAGCAAATGCATCAGCTGATATCATTCCATCAAAGGAAGATGATGAACTGCTTGTTGTTTATACTTCCGGTACATTGGCAGAACCAAAAGCGGTGGTTCATACCATGAACAGTTTATATGAAAGTCTGAAAGCAGTGGCTGCTTTGTTTGATGAAAACAAACAGGCTTCAATGGTTACGCATTTACCACAGTTTGCATTGATTGGTATGATGACGGGTTACAAAACGTTTTTCTGGAAAGAAACCACCCCGCCTGATCAACGGATTGAGTTCATCAAACAACATCAGATCACTACCTTATTTGGCCCACCTGCTGAATACAGGGACCTGATGAGTTATTGCAAGAAAACGAATCAGCTATTTCCCGAAAGTCTTAGCCACCTAATTCTCGGTTCTGCACCGGTGCTGAAATCCCTATTGATTGAATTGCGGCAATTCAGCAAAGCAAAAATTACCTGCTTATATGGAATGACCGAGCACCTGGTTGTTTCGAGTATTGATGCAGATGAAAAAATAAAGTATGCAGGTAAAGGTGATATACTTGGATTGCCATTGAAGGGAATGCAATATAAAATAACTGATGATGGAGAGCTGCTTATTCAATCGCCATTATTATTTAAACGTTATTTTCATTTGCAGGAGGCAGATGAATTTCATGCAACAGGGGATTTGGTTGCAACTGATCCTATGGGACGATTGATCATGAAAGGAAGAAAAAAGAATATGATCATCAGGGCGAACAAAAATATCTATCCCGGTTTGTATGAAACAACCATTGCACAAATCAAAGGCGTAAAGGATGTTTGCATGATAGGATTGTATGATGAAGGCATTCATGATGAACATGTGATCCTTGTTGTGGATGCTGACAATACGTTAACTGAAAAAGCATTGTTGCAGGAATTGAAAAATGGGAAACATGCCATTGATTCAGATGCACTGCCCGACCATATTATTTTCCAGTCAATTCCAAAATCGGGGCGACAACAGAAAACAGATCAGCAAACATTACTTGAACAAATTAAACAACAACTACCATCACTTACGACATTATCATAA
- a CDS encoding NAD-dependent epimerase/dehydratase family protein — translation MGYSVLALGRSKDAPANLLKYANYQSVDIAATVPNLEATICIHCAGLASDKESLDNLLQVNTDGTKNIFNNIKAGHFIYISSASVYPPNGLLHKEDELVDETQLSAYGYSKFKGEQWLQQQTSAATKITVIRPRAVYGAGDRILMPRILRLKKGPFLIMPAKLDYAISLTNIENLLLATKAIIQSENVYQYEVYNVTDNPVHQLGEVIEQIWKILGTEKNSSVKVPQPILQVAAKLLPLSDLNANTLKYYLCHHQLLNEKVKTTFGIELPHNFQNYMHVLEKWIKSIPLTDLQKGAADLPWRKETL, via the coding sequence CTGGGTTATTCTGTGTTGGCATTGGGCAGAAGTAAGGATGCGCCAGCAAACTTGTTGAAGTATGCCAACTATCAATCGGTGGATATTGCTGCAACTGTTCCAAATTTAGAAGCAACCATTTGCATTCATTGCGCAGGGCTTGCATCCGACAAAGAATCACTCGATAATTTACTTCAGGTAAATACAGACGGCACAAAAAACATATTCAACAATATTAAAGCCGGGCATTTTATTTATATCTCTTCTGCATCTGTTTACCCGCCCAATGGGTTACTTCATAAAGAAGATGAGCTGGTTGATGAAACCCAATTATCCGCTTATGGCTATTCAAAATTCAAAGGAGAACAATGGCTGCAACAACAGACTTCAGCTGCAACAAAGATCACCGTGATTCGTCCACGTGCCGTGTATGGTGCAGGCGACCGGATACTGATGCCACGCATCCTTCGGCTAAAAAAAGGACCCTTTCTTATAATGCCTGCCAAATTAGATTATGCCATTTCACTTACAAATATTGAAAATCTATTGCTTGCAACGAAGGCAATCATTCAATCAGAAAACGTATACCAATACGAAGTTTATAATGTTACAGATAACCCTGTTCATCAACTGGGAGAAGTGATCGAACAGATTTGGAAAATACTGGGAACAGAAAAGAATAGTTCAGTGAAAGTGCCGCAGCCGATCTTACAGGTTGCAGCAAAACTGCTGCCTCTTTCCGATCTCAATGCAAACACGTTGAAGTATTATCTCTGTCATCATCAATTGTTGAATGAAAAAGTAAAGACAACATTCGGCATTGAACTGCCGCACAACTTTCAGAATTATATGCATGTGCTGGAAAAATGGATCAAATCAATTCCATTAACTGATTTGCAAAAAGGTGCTGCTGACCTACCCTGGAGAAAAGAAACATTATAA
- the tgt gene encoding tRNA guanosine(34) transglycosylase Tgt: protein MAALQFQLQHTDTQSKARVGEITTDHGKIQTPIFMPVGTVGSVKSLTVEQLKTEVKAEIILGNTYHLYLRPGTEVLEAAGGLHKFNGWDKPILTDSGGYQVFSLAGNRKIKEEGVVFQSHIDGSKHLFTPESVMDIQRNIGADIVMAFDECPPYPSDYNYAKKSMELTHRWLDRCIKHFNNTPDKYGYTQNLFPIVQGSTYKDLRTASSQFMANANLTGCAIGGLSVGEPEEMMYEFTELCCDELPVQKPRYLMGVGTPWNILECIALGVDMFDCVMPTRNGRNAMLFTSKGVINIDNKRWEKDFSPLDDGIDCHISNYYSKAYLRHLIKAKEITGLTLASVHNLAFYLWLVKQARQHIIAGDFVSWKKEMVEVMKTRL from the coding sequence ATGGCGGCTTTACAGTTTCAATTACAACATACCGATACGCAATCGAAAGCAAGGGTAGGTGAGATTACCACCGATCACGGCAAAATTCAAACGCCCATTTTTATGCCGGTAGGCACAGTGGGCAGCGTAAAGTCGCTTACGGTTGAGCAATTGAAAACGGAGGTGAAGGCTGAGATCATTCTGGGAAACACTTATCATTTGTACCTGCGCCCGGGAACTGAAGTATTGGAGGCCGCCGGTGGGTTGCACAAGTTCAATGGTTGGGATAAACCAATTTTGACGGATAGTGGTGGTTACCAGGTTTTTTCGTTGGCTGGTAATCGAAAGATCAAGGAAGAAGGCGTGGTTTTTCAAAGTCATATTGACGGCAGTAAGCATTTGTTTACGCCGGAAAGCGTGATGGATATCCAGCGGAACATTGGTGCCGATATTGTGATGGCGTTTGATGAATGTCCGCCATACCCAAGTGATTACAACTATGCCAAAAAGTCGATGGAATTAACACATCGTTGGTTAGATCGTTGCATCAAGCATTTTAATAATACCCCTGATAAATACGGATACACACAAAACCTGTTTCCGATTGTACAGGGCAGCACGTATAAAGATCTGCGTACAGCTTCATCTCAATTCATGGCCAATGCAAATCTTACGGGATGTGCCATCGGCGGTTTAAGTGTGGGTGAACCTGAAGAGATGATGTATGAATTCACGGAATTGTGTTGCGATGAGTTGCCCGTGCAGAAACCACGTTACTTAATGGGTGTTGGTACGCCGTGGAATATTTTAGAATGTATTGCTTTAGGTGTTGATATGTTTGATTGTGTAATGCCCACACGCAACGGACGTAATGCCATGCTCTTTACCAGCAAAGGCGTGATCAATATCGATAACAAGAGATGGGAGAAAGATTTTTCGCCATTGGATGATGGTATCGATTGTCATATCAGCAATTACTACAGCAAAGCTTATCTGCGACATCTCATCAAAGCAAAAGAAATTACCGGTCTTACATTGGCAAGTGTACACAATCTTGCATTTTATTTATGGCTGGTGAAGCAGGCAAGGCAACATATTATTGCCGGTGATTTTGTTAGTTGGAAAAAAGAAATGGTGGAAGTGATGAAGACGAGGTTATAA
- a CDS encoding glycosyltransferase → MSVYWPEILFAAFCAMAAIQVFYYLYFFTRLAFYKKPKAESSMQHAVSVVVCARDEAQNLADNLPEVLQQEYRSTFEVIAVNDNSFDDSKYVLEYLSKPFRNLRPIELKQEARLINGKKFPLSIGIKEAKYELLLLTDADCKPASGKWIELMQGAFSNGKEIALGYGAYYKKPGFLNKLIRFETFLSALQYFSYALAGMPYMGVGRNLAYKKELFFRNKGFSSHNQLPGGDDDLFINQVATKKNTAVVLDEEAFTLSEPKTRWSTWRSQKARHYTTSNHYKGIHKFLLGLFAFSHFLFYPLLAASIIFFNWWMALAVFGFRFLLQGFIYYKAMNKLNEKDLFWLYPLLDIWQWFYYLLFANSLFKKPKANWK, encoded by the coding sequence ATGAGTGTGTATTGGCCCGAAATCTTATTTGCTGCTTTCTGTGCAATGGCAGCCATCCAGGTATTTTACTACCTGTACTTTTTTACCCGTTTGGCATTTTACAAAAAGCCGAAAGCGGAAAGCTCTATGCAGCATGCCGTTTCGGTGGTGGTTTGCGCAAGGGATGAAGCGCAAAATCTTGCTGATAATTTACCGGAAGTATTGCAACAGGAATACCGATCAACATTTGAGGTGATAGCGGTGAACGACAATTCATTTGACGACAGCAAGTATGTGCTGGAATATTTGTCAAAACCTTTCCGCAACCTCCGCCCCATTGAGTTGAAACAGGAAGCAAGATTGATCAATGGGAAAAAATTTCCCTTATCAATTGGTATTAAAGAAGCAAAGTATGAATTGTTATTGCTCACCGATGCTGATTGCAAACCTGCAAGTGGTAAATGGATCGAGTTAATGCAGGGAGCATTCAGCAATGGAAAAGAAATTGCATTGGGCTATGGTGCCTATTATAAAAAGCCAGGCTTTTTGAATAAGCTCATCCGTTTCGAAACATTTTTATCAGCACTGCAATATTTCTCCTATGCATTAGCTGGCATGCCTTATATGGGTGTGGGTCGTAACCTTGCTTATAAAAAAGAATTATTCTTCCGCAACAAAGGCTTCTCTTCGCACAATCAATTACCTGGCGGCGATGATGATCTCTTCATTAACCAGGTAGCAACAAAAAAGAATACAGCTGTTGTGTTAGATGAAGAAGCCTTCACTTTATCAGAACCAAAAACAAGATGGAGCACATGGCGGAGTCAGAAAGCAAGACATTACACTACCAGCAATCATTACAAAGGCATTCATAAGTTTTTGCTTGGCTTGTTTGCATTCTCACATTTTCTCTTCTATCCACTGCTGGCAGCTTCCATCATTTTCTTTAACTGGTGGATGGCATTGGCGGTATTTGGTTTCAGATTTTTGCTGCAGGGATTTATTTATTATAAGGCAATGAACAAGCTTAATGAAAAGGATCTTTTCTGGCTTTATCCGTTGCTAGATATCTGGCAATGGTTTTATTATCTTTTATTTGCAAATTCGTTATTCAAAAAACCGAAAGCCAATTGGAAGTAG
- the rsmG gene encoding 16S rRNA (guanine(527)-N(7))-methyltransferase RsmG, giving the protein MEVVLKYFSDFTPAQLQQFQQLESVYKEWNEKINVISRKDIDSLYEKHVLHSLAIAAVFNFQPGTQICDLGTGGGFPGIPLAIFFPEVQFHLTDSINKKLKVVNEVASAIGLKNVTTQHTRTEQIVNRKFDFVVSRAVAPLKDLWKWSVPILKAKGQGKPATAFDEPFYGGLICLKGGDLAEEVKESGLSPVVWEIDQLFTEDFYKEKFVMAVKR; this is encoded by the coding sequence TTGGAAGTAGTACTTAAATATTTTTCTGATTTCACACCCGCCCAGTTGCAACAGTTTCAACAACTCGAATCGGTGTATAAAGAGTGGAATGAAAAGATCAATGTGATCTCACGAAAAGACATTGACAGTTTATACGAAAAACATGTGTTGCATTCATTAGCTATTGCAGCCGTGTTCAATTTTCAACCCGGCACACAAATATGCGATCTTGGTACAGGTGGTGGATTCCCAGGAATTCCTCTGGCCATCTTTTTTCCTGAAGTACAATTTCATTTAACTGACAGCATCAATAAGAAATTAAAAGTGGTGAATGAAGTAGCATCAGCCATTGGTTTAAAAAATGTAACGACACAACATACACGCACGGAGCAGATCGTCAATCGAAAATTCGATTTTGTAGTAAGCCGTGCCGTTGCCCCGTTAAAAGATCTCTGGAAATGGAGCGTGCCTATCTTAAAAGCCAAAGGACAAGGCAAACCGGCCACAGCATTTGATGAGCCTTTTTACGGAGGGCTTATTTGCTTAAAAGGAGGCGATCTTGCCGAAGAAGTGAAGGAAAGCGGACTGTCTCCTGTTGTGTGGGAGATTGACCAGTTGTTTACCGAAGATTTTTATAAAGAGAAATTCGTGATGGCCGTAAAACGCTGA
- a CDS encoding response regulator: MKKISVCIVEDVTDIRQALEQIIELSENCSLAGSFSSGEEAVVKIPLIKPDVVLMDIGLGSTNGIDLVKELKPQHPEVLYMMCTVYEEDEKIFDALRAGASGYILKKSSPAKLLDAIGELVDGGAPMSSQIALKVVNAFKDMPVQETIALSPENADTTVLTRREKMILEKLAQGKIYKEIGKELDISPETVRKHVYHIYEKLHVNNRVEAVNKFYGR; this comes from the coding sequence ATGAAAAAAATTTCTGTTTGTATTGTTGAAGATGTAACTGACATCCGCCAGGCACTGGAGCAGATCATCGAATTAAGTGAGAATTGCAGTTTGGCCGGATCTTTTTCATCTGGTGAAGAAGCAGTGGTAAAAATTCCTTTGATAAAACCGGATGTTGTGTTAATGGATATTGGTTTAGGTTCAACCAATGGTATTGATCTCGTGAAAGAATTAAAACCCCAGCACCCCGAAGTATTGTACATGATGTGTACGGTGTATGAAGAAGACGAAAAGATCTTTGATGCTTTGCGTGCAGGTGCAAGTGGTTACATTCTCAAAAAATCATCTCCTGCGAAATTACTGGATGCAATTGGCGAATTGGTTGATGGTGGCGCACCTATGAGCAGCCAGATAGCGTTGAAAGTAGTGAATGCATTTAAAGATATGCCTGTGCAGGAGACAATTGCATTAAGTCCTGAGAACGCAGATACAACAGTATTGACCCGCCGTGAAAAAATGATCCTTGAAAAACTTGCGCAGGGAAAAATTTATAAAGAGATCGGAAAAGAATTAGACATCAGTCCTGAAACTGTACGTAAACATGTATATCATATTTACGAGAAGCTGCACGTGAATAATCGTGTTGAAGCAGTCAATAAATTTTACGGAAGATAA